The Sphingobacterium bambusae genome includes a window with the following:
- the asnB gene encoding asparagine synthase B — protein sequence MCGIVGAFDLKLSSSETLRPQVLEMSKRIRHRGPDWSGIFTSEKAILAHERLAIVDPKSGSQPLFSPDGNVVLAVNGEIYNHQQLRNTLPDYSFATQSDSEVILALYLEKGASFIEDLNGIFGFALYDGRDDSFLVARDHMGIIPLYYGKDEDGQIFVASELKSLEGFCVEIEQFPPGHYLYSKEGAEPKKWYLRDWEAFDTVKDNETDIAKLRTALEDAVQRQLMSDVPYGVLLSGGLDSSVIAAVTKKFASKRIETGGKEAAWYPQLHSFAVGLQGAPDLIAAQKAADHIGTIHHEINFTIQEGLDAIRDVIYHLETYDVTTIRASTPMYLLARVIKSMGIKMVLSGEGSDELFGGYLYFHKAPNAQEFHEETVRKLKKLYLYDCLRANKSLAAWGVEGRVPFLDKEFMDVAMSINPADKMIKDGRMEKWVVRKAFEDYLPESIAWRQKEQFSDGVGYSWIDTLKEQAELKVSDVEFETAASRFPVNTPKNKEEFLYRTIFESHFPSEAAAKTVPSVKSVACSTPEALAWDASFQNLNDPSGRAVASVHNESYVKATETA from the coding sequence ATGTGTGGAATTGTTGGAGCTTTTGATTTAAAGCTATCCTCCTCGGAGACGCTTAGGCCGCAGGTTTTGGAGATGTCGAAACGGATTAGGCATCGCGGACCGGATTGGTCGGGTATTTTTACCAGTGAAAAAGCGATTTTAGCGCATGAGCGCCTCGCCATCGTTGACCCAAAATCGGGAAGTCAACCCTTGTTTAGTCCTGACGGTAACGTGGTGTTGGCGGTAAATGGCGAGATATATAATCACCAACAATTGCGAAATACCTTGCCAGATTACAGTTTCGCAACACAATCAGACTCGGAAGTGATCTTAGCGCTTTACCTGGAAAAAGGAGCGTCTTTCATTGAAGATTTGAATGGTATTTTTGGGTTTGCATTGTACGATGGACGTGATGATTCTTTTTTGGTGGCACGTGACCATATGGGGATTATTCCACTTTACTATGGTAAAGATGAAGATGGGCAGATTTTTGTAGCGTCTGAATTGAAATCATTGGAAGGATTTTGTGTAGAGATCGAGCAGTTCCCTCCGGGACATTACTTATATAGCAAAGAAGGCGCAGAGCCAAAGAAATGGTATTTGCGCGATTGGGAAGCTTTTGATACCGTAAAAGATAACGAAACGGATATCGCCAAATTGCGGACTGCGTTGGAAGACGCTGTACAGCGTCAGTTGATGTCGGATGTGCCTTATGGTGTATTGTTGTCTGGTGGATTGGACTCTTCAGTGATTGCGGCGGTAACGAAGAAATTTGCCTCCAAGCGCATTGAAACTGGTGGGAAAGAAGCAGCTTGGTATCCACAATTGCATTCTTTTGCCGTGGGCTTACAAGGTGCGCCTGATTTGATTGCTGCGCAAAAAGCGGCCGATCATATCGGAACCATACATCATGAAATCAATTTCACGATTCAGGAGGGCTTGGATGCCATTCGTGATGTGATCTACCATTTGGAAACCTACGACGTGACCACCATTCGTGCTTCGACACCGATGTATCTTTTGGCGCGTGTTATCAAGTCGATGGGGATCAAGATGGTGCTTTCTGGAGAAGGATCTGATGAGCTTTTCGGAGGTTACTTGTATTTTCACAAAGCTCCAAATGCGCAGGAGTTTCATGAAGAAACCGTGCGTAAGCTGAAGAAGCTCTACCTTTATGATTGCCTGCGTGCCAACAAATCGTTAGCTGCTTGGGGGGTTGAAGGTCGCGTTCCGTTTTTGGACAAAGAGTTTATGGATGTAGCCATGTCGATCAATCCTGCTGACAAGATGATTAAAGATGGTCGTATGGAGAAGTGGGTAGTGCGTAAGGCTTTCGAAGACTATTTGCCAGAGAGTATTGCTTGGAGACAAAAAGAACAGTTTTCTGATGGCGTGGGCTACAGTTGGATCGATACCCTGAAAGAGCAAGCCGAATTGAAGGTGAGTGATGTTGAATTTGAGACAGCTGCTTCACGTTTCCCAGTAAATACACCGAAAAATAAAGAAGAGTTTCTGTACCGTACAATTTTTGAATCGCATTTTCCGTCGGAAGCGGCGGCAAAAACAGTTCCTTCGGTCAAATCTGTGGCTTGCAGTACGCCAGAGGCATTGGCTTGGGATGCTTCGTTCCAAAACCTCAACGATCCATCGGGTCGTGCGGTGGCTAGTGTGCATAACGAAAGCTATGTGAAAGCTACCGAAACAGCCTAG
- a CDS encoding S9 family peptidase yields MKKLLILFLLGSSLSYGQRNFTIQETVFGARQFAPQNLTLTQWIPKERAFTQLDASYQKLQIRDAASNWEAKDILTSKELAEALRTSLNDTSEVKLSYFPTDYQWADKNSFYFTYNSATQHYFLRYDVSNRSVKIQAKTPLSATNAELSADRRKVTYLVGNNIMINDGSSTIAVTQDSVDGIVNGSDYTHRQEFGINKGMWWSPDNEKLLYYRKDETMVSKYPLIQWADRVASVKDIRYPMAGMKSEEVTLLVYDSKTKNHITLQTGEPKEQYLTLCTWDPSGKYIYVALLNREQNHLKLNKYQASNGELVKTLFEEQSNSWVEPLHALQFLPNKNDQFLYQTDKDGFNQLYLYDTEGKLIRSLGHADVIVESLGDFSADGKKISYTGITNSGLDRQLFQVELNSGKTVQLTHESGMHQASTSADGNYVLDQYSSQTVPNRINVSNTKNNQTTVILEASNPFDGKIKLPKIEAVSLISADGQTPLNGRIIYPPDFDATKKYPVMVYLYGGSHAQLVQNKWLYGAGYFDLYMAQQGYIVFTMDNRGSDARGRDFTRVTHRQLGKAEMADQLKGIDFLKTKSFVDQTRLGIFGWSFGGFMTTSFMVHHPEVFRTAVAGGPVIDWKFYEVMYGERYMDMPQENPEGYKSTSLLDKASQLKGNLLIIHGAQDPVVVQQHSMEFIEACIKAGKQVDYFLYPTHEHNVMGKDRVHMYEKIAQYFDLHLKR; encoded by the coding sequence ATGAAAAAACTACTGATATTGTTCCTTCTCGGATCTTCCCTATCCTACGGACAAAGGAATTTCACGATTCAGGAAACCGTATTTGGCGCTAGACAATTTGCGCCGCAAAACCTAACCCTTACCCAGTGGATCCCGAAAGAGCGTGCTTTTACGCAGCTTGATGCCAGCTACCAAAAGCTACAAATTAGGGATGCCGCAAGTAACTGGGAGGCGAAAGATATCTTGACAAGCAAGGAGCTCGCAGAAGCACTAAGAACTAGCCTGAACGATACTAGCGAAGTAAAACTCAGCTATTTTCCAACAGATTATCAATGGGCCGACAAAAACAGCTTTTACTTCACGTACAATAGTGCTACGCAACATTATTTCCTACGCTATGATGTAAGCAATAGATCCGTGAAGATCCAAGCTAAAACACCCCTATCAGCAACCAATGCCGAACTTAGTGCAGATCGCCGCAAAGTAACCTACCTCGTGGGAAACAACATTATGATCAACGATGGAAGCAGCACGATCGCCGTAACGCAGGACAGTGTTGACGGAATTGTAAACGGCAGCGACTACACCCATCGACAGGAATTTGGCATCAACAAAGGCATGTGGTGGAGTCCAGATAACGAAAAGCTGCTCTACTATAGAAAAGATGAGACCATGGTTAGCAAGTACCCGCTGATACAATGGGCTGACCGTGTCGCTTCTGTAAAAGACATTCGCTACCCTATGGCAGGGATGAAAAGCGAGGAAGTGACCTTGCTGGTTTACGACAGCAAGACCAAAAATCATATTACTTTGCAGACAGGGGAGCCCAAAGAGCAGTACCTAACACTGTGCACTTGGGATCCATCCGGTAAGTACATCTATGTCGCCTTGCTCAATAGGGAACAAAACCACCTTAAACTTAACAAATACCAAGCTTCAAACGGCGAGTTAGTCAAAACACTTTTCGAAGAACAGTCCAACTCTTGGGTAGAACCACTACATGCCCTACAATTCCTACCAAACAAGAACGACCAGTTTCTTTATCAGACCGACAAAGATGGTTTCAACCAACTTTACCTTTATGATACAGAAGGAAAGTTGATCCGGTCGTTAGGTCATGCCGATGTTATTGTCGAATCGTTAGGTGATTTTTCAGCGGACGGCAAAAAAATAAGCTACACAGGCATCACCAACAGCGGTCTTGATCGCCAGTTATTTCAAGTAGAACTCAATAGCGGAAAAACAGTGCAGCTCACCCATGAATCGGGTATGCATCAAGCCAGCACCAGCGCAGACGGCAACTACGTGCTAGACCAATACAGTAGCCAAACGGTGCCCAACCGCATCAACGTTAGCAACACGAAAAACAATCAAACTACGGTTATTCTAGAAGCTTCCAATCCATTTGACGGAAAAATAAAGCTCCCGAAAATAGAAGCGGTATCGCTGATCTCGGCCGATGGACAGACACCATTAAATGGGCGAATTATTTATCCGCCAGACTTTGATGCGACCAAGAAATACCCGGTGATGGTTTACCTTTACGGAGGATCCCATGCCCAACTTGTGCAAAACAAATGGCTTTACGGTGCCGGCTACTTTGATCTCTATATGGCGCAACAGGGCTATATCGTTTTCACGATGGACAATCGCGGATCGGATGCGCGTGGGCGTGATTTTACACGCGTAACACATCGCCAGCTTGGAAAAGCAGAAATGGCCGATCAACTGAAAGGGATTGACTTCCTTAAGACCAAATCCTTTGTTGACCAAACACGTCTTGGTATATTTGGATGGAGCTTTGGCGGCTTCATGACCACCTCATTCATGGTACATCATCCAGAAGTATTCCGCACGGCCGTTGCTGGCGGGCCTGTTATCGACTGGAAATTTTATGAGGTCATGTACGGCGAACGCTATATGGACATGCCGCAAGAGAATCCCGAGGGATACAAAAGCACATCATTACTGGATAAAGCAAGCCAACTGAAAGGAAATTTATTGATTATCCACGGCGCGCAAGATCCTGTAGTTGTACAACAACACAGCATGGAATTTATTGAAGCCTGCATCAAAGCCGGCAAACAGGTCGACTATTTCCTTTACCCAACACATGAACACAATGTTATGGGTAAAGATCGTGTACATATGTACGAAAAGATCGCGCAATATTTCGACTTGCACTTGAAACGCTAA
- a CDS encoding 3-keto-disaccharide hydrolase, whose protein sequence is MKINLFTTTFLVALSSVCAAQTKFQPQDTEFYSPKPPVVTLQAQIPSDAIILFDGKNLDQWESSKTAGQAAPWTIEHGTLTVKPSTGDIQTKEKFEDFQLHIEWKSPEKVKGEGQGRGNSGIFLQGRYELQVLDNNNNPTYVNGQAGSIYKQRPPLVEVHAGSDQWHQYDVIYKAPRFNKDGMLISKATVTVLHNGVLVQNNTQIEGTTEYIGLPKMEAHGAGPIILQDHGDLVHFRNIWIRPL, encoded by the coding sequence ATGAAAATCAACCTTTTTACCACCACATTTTTAGTCGCATTATCTTCGGTTTGCGCAGCACAAACGAAATTCCAACCGCAAGACACCGAATTCTACAGCCCAAAACCTCCAGTTGTTACTCTGCAGGCACAGATCCCCAGTGATGCCATCATCCTTTTCGACGGTAAAAATCTCGATCAGTGGGAAAGCAGCAAAACGGCAGGACAAGCAGCACCTTGGACTATTGAGCATGGCACGCTAACGGTAAAACCATCCACTGGCGATATACAAACGAAGGAGAAATTTGAAGACTTCCAACTGCACATCGAGTGGAAAAGTCCTGAAAAAGTCAAGGGTGAAGGACAAGGACGTGGCAATAGCGGCATATTTTTGCAAGGACGCTATGAGCTACAAGTCTTGGACAACAACAACAATCCAACCTATGTAAACGGACAAGCGGGGAGCATCTACAAACAGCGACCTCCACTTGTTGAAGTGCATGCCGGATCAGATCAATGGCATCAATACGATGTTATCTATAAGGCCCCCCGTTTCAACAAAGACGGCATGTTAATCAGCAAAGCCACGGTTACGGTATTGCATAATGGTGTCTTGGTACAAAACAATACACAGATTGAGGGTACCACGGAGTACATTGGCCTTCCCAAAATGGAAGCACATGGAGCGGGGCCTATCATCCTACAAGACCATGGCGACCTAGTCCACTTCCGTAATATTTGGATCAGGCCTTTGTAA
- a CDS encoding dihydroneopterin aldolase: MGSIMQEVALNEVRFFSPIGYYPEERLLGNEFFVDFSVSFPFENDHADDLNNTLNYEELYGLLCKVMKKDRQLLESAAAEILDEAKSRYPFATKIVVAIRKTTPPFGVDHIHTRVSLTYRQS; this comes from the coding sequence ATGGGGTCTATTATGCAAGAAGTGGCGCTAAACGAAGTTCGTTTTTTTTCGCCAATAGGATACTATCCAGAAGAGCGACTATTGGGCAATGAGTTTTTTGTAGATTTTTCGGTATCCTTTCCGTTTGAAAACGATCATGCAGACGATTTGAACAACACGCTCAACTACGAAGAGTTGTATGGCTTGTTATGTAAAGTTATGAAAAAAGATCGGCAGCTTCTCGAGTCTGCTGCCGCGGAAATATTGGACGAGGCCAAAAGCCGTTATCCGTTCGCAACGAAAATTGTTGTGGCTATTCGTAAAACGACTCCCCCCTTTGGTGTAGATCATATTCACACGCGCGTTTCGCTAACCTATAGACAATCGTAA
- a CDS encoding Hsp20/alpha crystallin family protein produces MALIKFPTKTVNSDAVNPYVNSIFDNFFNDSFISDRLVTRVPAVNISETQDAFKIELAAPGLQKSDFKINVDKNLITISVEKKDEHVTEDKLYSKKEFSYTSFTRSFSLPETVNYNSIDAAYTDGVLIVSVGKKEEAIVAKRLIEVK; encoded by the coding sequence ATGGCATTAATTAAATTTCCAACAAAAACAGTGAACTCTGATGCAGTAAACCCTTATGTGAACAGCATTTTTGACAACTTCTTTAACGATTCCTTTATCAGCGATCGTTTGGTGACGCGCGTTCCTGCAGTCAATATTTCTGAAACACAGGATGCCTTTAAGATTGAATTGGCGGCACCGGGTTTGCAAAAATCAGATTTCAAGATTAATGTGGACAAGAATTTGATCACCATCTCCGTGGAGAAGAAAGACGAGCATGTAACGGAAGATAAACTTTATAGCAAAAAAGAATTTAGCTATACCTCGTTTACGCGTTCGTTCTCGTTGCCCGAAACGGTGAATTATAACAGCATTGATGCAGCCTACACTGATGGGGTTTTGATTGTCTCGGTAGGGAAGAAGGAAGAGGCAATTGTAGCGAAGAGACTTATTGAGGTGAAATAA
- a CDS encoding TetR/AcrR family transcriptional regulator — protein sequence MGIKERKSRHKEDLRKRILEAAKKLFVSAGYEATSIRKIAQEIEFSPTTIYLYYKDKSDIIYALHQEGFLMLRQDFQPLMQVESPFERLKAIGKCYLRFALTHPDFYEVMFMMKDPMKYLEVNCVDGEWEEGERVFDFLLHTIRDCQDAGYFSKMDTVQVAVQAWSSVHGLCSLHVSGHLKSMMEVVLKEDDQERMIEQAFRVFVHYLELTK from the coding sequence ATGGGTATTAAAGAACGGAAGAGTAGGCATAAAGAGGATTTGCGTAAGCGCATATTGGAGGCAGCAAAAAAACTGTTTGTTTCCGCAGGGTATGAGGCGACGTCTATCCGGAAAATTGCACAGGAGATTGAATTTAGCCCAACCACAATTTATTTGTATTATAAGGATAAGAGCGATATCATCTATGCCCTACACCAAGAAGGATTCTTGATGTTGCGGCAGGATTTCCAACCTCTTATGCAGGTGGAGTCGCCTTTCGAACGATTGAAGGCAATCGGGAAGTGTTACCTGCGGTTTGCACTTACCCATCCGGATTTTTACGAGGTTATGTTTATGATGAAAGATCCGATGAAATACCTAGAGGTAAATTGTGTTGATGGAGAGTGGGAAGAAGGAGAGCGTGTCTTTGATTTCTTATTGCATACCATTCGTGATTGCCAAGACGCAGGCTACTTTAGCAAAATGGATACGGTGCAGGTTGCTGTACAGGCCTGGTCGTCGGTACATGGGCTCTGTTCTTTACACGTCTCGGGACACTTGAAAAGTATGATGGAGGTGGTGTTAAAGGAGGACGATCAAGAACGTATGATCGAACAGGCTTTTCGTGTGTTTGTTCATTATTTAGAACTTACAAAATAA
- a CDS encoding TolC family protein: MRTLFIYLIVLPLCLGSVRAQSTLLDTYLEEGLANNLLLQEKNLSLDRALHAVQVAKSMYLPAVDLDVAYSHAKGGRSIELPVGDLLNPVYNTLNALTQSQAFPQIGNETINFLPQNYYDAKIRTVMPLLNTDLGYNQRIKAAAVKLQENEVEIYKRELIKEIKSAYYQYLTAIQVREIYHSSLALAQEGLRVNQKLLDAGKGLPAYVIRAQSEIAGIEAQLADAEKSIKNAGLYFNMLLNREADAEIFEDDMLAKDALWSLQNWGEVDASAREELSSLETGIAIQESVLKMNKQYMVPKISGFFDLGSQAEGLKFNEDSRYFMVGLTMKMPIFQGNRNRLKVQEAKVDLASSRNKKAQVEQQLAMAIGVARNEVLAALKNLDKSKVQLETAGTYQRLIQKGFAAGVNTYMETIDARSQYTQAKLAETVSKLQILSALANLERESATYQIPQ; encoded by the coding sequence ATGAGAACACTATTTATTTATCTGATAGTGCTCCCGCTTTGCCTCGGCAGCGTGCGCGCACAATCAACGCTTTTGGATACTTATCTGGAAGAAGGGTTGGCAAACAATCTACTGCTTCAGGAGAAGAATCTATCATTGGATAGGGCACTCCATGCTGTACAGGTTGCTAAGTCGATGTATCTTCCCGCGGTAGACCTAGACGTCGCCTATTCGCATGCCAAAGGCGGGCGTTCCATAGAGCTGCCCGTAGGTGATTTGTTAAACCCTGTTTACAATACGTTAAATGCACTTACGCAATCGCAGGCATTTCCACAGATAGGCAACGAAACAATCAACTTCTTGCCACAGAACTACTACGACGCCAAGATCCGGACGGTTATGCCTTTATTGAATACTGATCTTGGCTATAATCAACGCATAAAGGCTGCCGCGGTAAAACTGCAGGAGAACGAGGTGGAGATATACAAGCGCGAATTGATAAAGGAAATAAAAAGTGCCTACTATCAATACCTTACGGCGATCCAAGTTAGGGAAATCTACCATTCTTCATTGGCGCTCGCGCAAGAGGGCTTACGCGTAAACCAGAAACTGCTGGATGCAGGCAAAGGGCTACCTGCCTATGTCATCAGAGCGCAATCGGAGATTGCGGGGATCGAAGCACAGCTTGCCGATGCGGAGAAGAGCATAAAAAATGCAGGGCTATATTTTAATATGCTGCTGAATAGGGAGGCCGATGCCGAGATATTTGAAGATGATATGTTGGCAAAAGATGCGTTATGGTCTTTGCAGAATTGGGGGGAAGTCGATGCTTCGGCTCGTGAAGAGCTAAGTTCTTTGGAGACGGGTATTGCGATACAGGAATCGGTGCTTAAGATGAATAAGCAATACATGGTGCCTAAAATAAGTGGTTTCTTTGACTTGGGTTCGCAGGCCGAAGGGCTTAAGTTCAATGAAGATTCGCGCTATTTTATGGTTGGCCTTACAATGAAAATGCCCATCTTTCAGGGCAACAGGAATCGTCTGAAGGTGCAGGAGGCAAAGGTGGACTTGGCGAGCTCGCGCAATAAAAAGGCACAGGTCGAGCAACAGTTGGCAATGGCCATCGGCGTTGCCCGAAACGAAGTGCTCGCAGCATTGAAGAATTTAGATAAGTCTAAGGTGCAGCTGGAGACTGCCGGAACCTACCAGCGATTGATTCAAAAAGGATTCGCAGCAGGGGTAAATACCTACATGGAAACCATCGATGCCCGTAGCCAATATACCCAAGCCAAATTAGCAGAAACAGTCAGTAAACTACAGATCCTTAGTGCGCTGGCGAATTTAGAACGTGAATCGGCCACCTATCAAATACCACAATAA
- a CDS encoding efflux RND transporter periplasmic adaptor subunit, which translates to MKTLHLFPLFIAALAASIALQACQHTDRVKAIPNSDTIPVALLSLQNSSSTVAFEATGTFTTDDETLLSFKSGGVIEKIYVREGDAVRSGQLLARVHMDEVDARASQVGLAVEKAQRDYDRVNQLYRDSVSTLEQLQNAQTALRVAQQDVKSIRFNKQYSEIRATSSGYVLARLAQEGQVVGPGTPVFQINGANEGNWELKVGMSDRQWAATQVGDTAVVEADALGDGGFKAVVSRKAEGLDPNTGTFSVFLRLLGKPQRKLAAGIFATAKLQARENTASGWQIPYESLLDGNGKEGYVFVTNDNRVAKRVKITLGPISADEVTVLSGLEGAKALVVSGSPYLVDGAPIRVLKQK; encoded by the coding sequence ATGAAAACATTACATCTCTTTCCTCTATTTATTGCCGCATTGGCGGCAAGCATCGCCTTGCAGGCTTGTCAACATACTGATCGCGTAAAGGCCATTCCCAATTCGGATACCATTCCGGTGGCATTGTTGTCACTGCAGAACAGCTCGTCGACCGTAGCTTTCGAAGCAACGGGTACATTTACTACAGATGATGAAACCCTGTTGAGTTTCAAAAGTGGTGGCGTGATCGAAAAGATATATGTACGCGAAGGTGATGCTGTGCGCTCAGGGCAGCTATTGGCTCGCGTGCACATGGATGAGGTGGATGCCCGAGCATCGCAGGTAGGTTTGGCAGTAGAGAAAGCACAACGCGATTACGATAGGGTTAATCAGCTTTATCGCGATAGTGTCTCTACCCTAGAGCAATTGCAAAATGCACAGACGGCTTTGCGCGTGGCGCAGCAGGATGTCAAGAGCATACGGTTTAACAAGCAATATTCGGAGATACGTGCTACAAGCAGTGGCTATGTATTGGCACGTTTGGCACAAGAGGGGCAGGTTGTAGGGCCGGGAACACCGGTTTTCCAGATCAATGGTGCCAATGAGGGTAATTGGGAACTGAAGGTGGGCATGTCGGATCGGCAATGGGCTGCCACGCAGGTAGGTGATACGGCCGTAGTCGAGGCAGACGCTTTGGGTGATGGTGGCTTTAAAGCTGTGGTGAGTCGCAAGGCAGAGGGCTTGGATCCTAACACGGGCACGTTCAGTGTTTTCCTGCGCCTATTGGGTAAGCCACAGCGTAAATTGGCTGCAGGGATATTTGCTACTGCGAAGCTGCAGGCACGGGAAAATACCGCTTCCGGATGGCAAATACCCTATGAATCCTTGTTGGATGGTAATGGAAAAGAAGGATATGTTTTTGTGACCAACGATAACCGTGTTGCCAAACGCGTTAAAATTACGCTCGGACCTATCTCGGCCGACGAGGTTACGGTGTTATCCGGATTGGAAGGCGCGAAAGCATTGGTGGTATCGGGTAGTCCCTATTTGGTTGACGGTGCGCCGATTCGTGTTCTTAAACAGAAATAA